In a genomic window of Oncorhynchus kisutch isolate 150728-3 linkage group LG9, Okis_V2, whole genome shotgun sequence:
- the LOC109897017 gene encoding segment polarity protein dishevelled homolog DVL-2-like, with protein MAETKIIYHIDEEETPYLVKIQIPAENITLLDFKQVLNKPNYKFFFKSMDQDFGVVKEEISDDSSKLPCFNGRVVSWLVSSDTPGAAEPVPPVLPPPPAEVRPPPSPPPPLPPPPVERTGGIGDSRPPSFHPNAAGSVENLDDQTETESVVSYRRERPRHREAMEQHGPRMNGQSRMERHLAGYESATTVMSSELDTTSFCDSEDDDTMSRFSSSTEQSTASRLLKRHRRRKKQRPPRLERASSFSSVTDSTMSLNIITVTLNMEKYNFLGISIVGQSNERGDGGIYIGSIMKGGAVAADGRIEPGDMLLQVNDINFENMSNDDAVRVLREIVHKPGPIILTVAKCWDPSPQGYFTLPRNEPIRPIDPAAWVSHSVALAGAYPPYTGSSALSTITTTSVTETERFDDFNLSLHSDMASVAKAMASPESGLEVRDRMWLKITIPNAFLGSDVVEWLYHHIEGFQDRREARKYASNLLKAGFIRHTVNKITFSEQCYYIFGDFSDCENYMANLSLIDNDGSSGASDQDTLAPLPLPGATPWPLLHSFPSFQYPHPHPYSSQPPPYHELSSYSFAPGSTGTASQHSEGSRSSGSTRSEGGERRRGSKGGQGSTAGGGEKSPSGGGEGGDSRSGSGSESEYSVRSSLRRGHGSATPSEHSHSSQRSHHHHHRMPPPPHMSPYPPGMPMPYNPMMVMMVPQHPHPHMGPPNMGHPHQYPQQHPSVPMHPGMGPSVPGGPPGAPPTRDLGSVPPELTASRQSFHLAMGNPSEFFVDVM; from the exons GGTGGTGAAGGAAGAGATCTCAGACGACAGTTCCAAGCTCCCCTGCTTCAACGGACGAGTGGTGTCATGG ttggtttcatcagacacgCCAGGAGCAGCAGAGCCAGTACCACCAGTCCTTCCTCCACCCCCAGCAGAAGTCCGGCCCCcgccctcaccccctcctcccctcccacccccaCCTGTTGAGAGGACCGGGGGCATCGGTGACTCCAGACCCCCATCATTCCA TCCCAATGCAGCAGGCAGTGTGGAGAACCTGGATGACCAGACAGAAACAGAGTCTGTGGTGtcctacaggagagagagacccagacacAGGGAGGCCATGGAGCAACATG GGCCTAGGATGAACGGCCAGAGCCGCATGGAGCGCCACCTAGCGGGCTATGAGAGCGCTACCACGGTGATGAGCAGCGAGCTGGACACCACCAGTTTCTGTGACTCTGAGGATGACGACACCATGAGCCGGTTCAGCAGCTCCACAGAGCAGAGCACGGCGTCCAGGCTGCTCAAACGCCACCGCAGGCGCAAGAAACAGCGCCCGCCCAGGCTAGAAAGG GCGTCATCGTTCAGCAGCGTGACGGACTCCACCATGTCTCTAAACATCATCACCGTCACGCTCAACATGG AGAAGTATAACTTCCTAGGCATCAGCATCGTGGGCCAGAGTAacgagagaggggatgggggcaTCTATATCGGTTCCATCATGAAGGGAGGGGCGGTGGCTGCCGACGGACGCATCGAACCCGGGGACATGCtgcttcag GTGAACGACATCAACTTTGAGAACATGAGCAACGACGACGCGGTGCGCGTGCTGAGGGAAATCGTGCACAAACCGGG GCCCATCATCCTGACAGTGGCTAAGTGCTGGGACCCGTCACCTCAGGGCTACTTCACCCTCCCCCGCA ATGAGCCGATCCGGCCCATAGACCCAGCAGCATGGGTGAGCCATTCGGTAGCCCTGGCGGGGGCCTACCCTCCCTACACCGGCAGCTCTGCTCTcagcaccatcaccaccacctctgTCACTGAGACAGAAC GTTTTGATGACTTCAACCTGTCCCTGCACTCTGACATGGCGTCGGTTGCTAAGGCCATGGCCTCCCCAGAGTCTGGCCTGGAGGTCAGAGACAGGATGTGGCTCAAGATCACCATCCCCAATGCCTTCCTGG GTTCTGATGTGGTGGAGTGGCTGTACCACCACATCGAGGGCTTCCAGGACCGCCGCGAGGCCAGGAAGTACGCCAGCAACCTGCTGAAGGCCGGCTTCATCCGCCACACGGTCAACAAGATCACCTTCTCAGAACAGTGTTACTACATCTTCGGAGACTTCAGCGACTGTGAGAACT ACATGGCCAACCTGTCCCTGATTGACAACGACGGCTCCAGCGGGGCCTCCGACCAGGACACCCTGGCCCCCTTGCCCCTCCCGGGGGCCACGCCTTGGCCCCTGCTAcactccttcccttccttccagtacccccacccccacccctactCCAGCCAGCCCCCACCCTACCATGAGCTGTCCAGCTACAGCTTCGCTCCAGGCAGCACGGGCACAGCCAGTCAGCACAGTGAAG GGAGCCGGAGCAGTGGGTCAACGCGGAGCGAGGGGGGTGAGAGGCGACGAGGCAGTAAGGGGGGTCAAGGCAGTACggcgggaggaggagagaagtccCCTtctggaggaggggaagggggggaCTCTCGCTCGGGCAGCGGCAGCGAATCAGAATACTCAGTCCGCAGCAGCCTGAGGCGGGGCCACGGCTCGGCCACGCCTAGCGAGCACAGCCACTCCTCACAGCGCtcgcatcatcatcatcaccgcaTGCCACCGCCTCCCCACATGTCGCCCTATCCCCCGGGGATGCCCATGCCCTACAACcctatgatggtgatgatggtgccccagcacccacacccacacatggGACCCCCAAACATGGGACACCCCCACCAGTACCCCCAGCAGCACCCCTCGGTCCCCATGCACCCGGGCATGGGCCCCTCTGTCCCTGGAGGACCACCCGGGGCCCCCCCAACCCGTGACCTGGGCTCTGTTCCCCCCGAGCTGACGGCCTCGCGCCAGTCCTTCCACCTAGCCATGGGCAACCCCAGCGAGTTCTTTGTGGATGTCATGTAG